A window of the Brassica oleracea var. oleracea cultivar TO1000 chromosome C1, BOL, whole genome shotgun sequence genome harbors these coding sequences:
- the LOC106316043 gene encoding serine/threonine-protein kinase HT1-like translates to MEPTNETEATPENNLRSRGGAAVGNNSKKDMIFRADKIDLKNLDIQLEKHLSRVWSRNIEKNPKPKEEWEIDLAKLEMRNVIARGAYGIVYKGIYDGQDVAVKVLDWGEDGYATAAETSALRASFRQEVAVWHKLDHPNVTKFVGASMGTTNLKIPSSAENENSLPQRACCVVVEYLPGGTLKQFLFRNRRRKLAFKVVVQLALDLSRGLSYLHSERIVHRDVKTENMLLDYQRNLKIADFGVARVEAQNPKDMTGETGTLGYMAPEVLDGKPYNRRCDVYSFGICLWEIYCCDMPYPDLSFADVSSAVVRQNLRPDIPRCCPTSLSSIMKKCWEANPEKRPEMEEVVKMLEGVDTSKGGGMIPEDQRPGCFCFVSGRGP, encoded by the exons ATGGAACCAACAAATGAGACAGAAGCTACACCGGAAAACAACCTCAGAAGCAGAGGAGGAGCTGCTGTTGGGAACAACAGCAAGAAAGACATGATTTTTCGAGCCGACAAGATCGATCTGAAGAATCTAGACATTCAGCTGGAGAAACATCTGAGTAGGGTTTGGTCAAGAAACATCGAGAAGAACCCAAAGCCTAAGGAAGAGTGGGAGATCGACTTGGCTAAACTGGAGATGAGGAATGTCATTGCTCGTGGTGCTTATGGTATTGTCTACAAAGGCATCTATGATGGTCAAGACGTTGCAGTGAAGGTGCTTGATTGGGGAGAAGATGGTTACGCGACAGCGGCTGAGACTTCAGCTCTACGTGCTTCATTCCGACAAGAAGTTGCGGTTTGGCACAAACTTGACCATCCCAATGTCACAAAGTTTGTTGGAGCATCAATGGGAACAACGAATCTGAAGATACCATCATCAGCTGAGAATGAGAACTCGTTGCCTCAGAGAGCATGTTGTGTGGTTGTGGAGTATCTTCCTGGTGGAACTCTTAAACAGTTCTTGTTCCGTAACAGGAGAAGGAAACTCGCTTTCAAAGTTGTTGTTCAGCTCGCTCTTGATCTCTCCCGAGG GCTAAGTTATTTGCATTCAGAGAGAATCGTTCATCGCGATGTGAAAACAGAGAACATGCTATTGGATTATCAGAGGAATCTAAAGATTGCTGATTTTGGAGTGGCTAGAGTTGAAGCTCAGAATCCAAAGGACATGACTGGGGAGACTGGTACTCTTGGATACATGGCTCCAGAG GTTCTTGATGGTAAGCCATACAACAGAAGATGTGATGTTTACAGCTTTGGGATATGCTTGTGGGAAATTTACTGTTGTGATATGCCTTATCCTGATCTCAGCTTTGCTGATGTTTCTTCTGCTGTTGTTCGTCAG AATCTGAGACCGGACATTCCGAGATGTTGCCCAACATCATTATCAAGCATCATGAAGAAATGCTGGGAAGCGAATCCTGAGAAACGACCGGAGATGGAGGAAGTCGTGAAGATGCTTGAAGGTGTCGATACTTCCAAAGGCGGGGGAATGATCCCCGAAGATCAGAGACCTGGCTGTTTCTGTTTTGTCTCCGGTCGTGGTCCCTAA